In Candidatus Electrothrix scaldis, the genomic window TCCCTACCGTATTCTTTGCCCAATCCTTTTGCGCGAAAACGGCCTTAGCCAAGCATTTGGCAGAACGGCATCCCAAGGGGCTCTATGTGGATTGTGATGTCAATACCAGCTCCAGTGTTCGGGCAAAAATCGAGGCCTTTCTGGAGTTCTCTCTCAAGAAGGGGCCAGGAGACGAAGATGCTGCTGGCTGATTTCGGGACCTCTTATACCAAGCTTTTCACAGCAGGACCAGAGGGCAACGAGCCACGTACTCCACGTATTGTCCCCACCCGTGAGCTTGATCCAGAATTTATGGCTGATCTTGCCACTGGTCATAACGCCAAGCGACGGGGAAAAGAAGCTGTGAATGAGCTGATTGCCTTGGCTAAGGGGGGCCGCCGCCTGATTGCAGAGCCCGATGCAGTGTTGCTCGACTGCGGCAGCCGGGATATCAAGTTCATTCGCTACCAGGACTTTGAGGTGGCAGATATGGGCTGGAACGCAGAGTGCGGCGCCTCAATGGGCTTTACCATTGAGCTGCTGGAATCCTATTATAAGGTTGATTACAGTAAGGTGGCTATTCCTGAAACGGGATTTTCCGTTACCTGTGGCGTCCTTGGCATGAGCAATATCTTTGATGCTGTGGTCACAGGCAGTTCAGAAACCGAGGCTGTCGCAAAATTTGTCCGAGGTATTGCCCGTAATGCCTTCCGCTTTGCTGGTTCCCCAGACAAACTTTATCTCTCGGGTGGTCTCTGCGATAACCCGCTTTTTCTCGGCTGCTTCCCCTGTGAGGTCATCCCCTTGGGGCGATTTGTGCTCCTGGAGGGGCTGAAGGCGCATCTGAACAAGTAAGGAGAAATAGAAGACGTCATCTCTTCTTCCTCAGCTTCTGATATTTATATACCGCCCGGTTATGCTCTTGGAGGCTTTTGGAAAAATAATGG contains:
- a CDS encoding ATPase, which produces MLLADFGTSYTKLFTAGPEGNEPRTPRIVPTRELDPEFMADLATGHNAKRRGKEAVNELIALAKGGRRLIAEPDAVLLDCGSRDIKFIRYQDFEVADMGWNAECGASMGFTIELLESYYKVDYSKVAIPETGFSVTCGVLGMSNIFDAVVTGSSETEAVAKFVRGIARNAFRFAGSPDKLYLSGGLCDNPLFLGCFPCEVIPLGRFVLLEGLKAHLNK